Proteins encoded by one window of Salvia splendens isolate huo1 chromosome 14, SspV2, whole genome shotgun sequence:
- the LOC121766123 gene encoding probable galacturonosyltransferase-like 1, translating to MKKITIPPLFPLLITLIVIFSHVTTLASQQFKEAPQFYNAPTCPKMGQKQKQQLVPEGQICSSEAVHVAMTLDAAYLRGSMAAILSTLQHTSCPENVIFHFVASASANATLLASTVIASFPYLKFEIYHFRDSAVAGLISTSIRSALDCPLNYARSYLADLLPPCLRRVVYLDSDLVLVDDIANLAAIPLTGGKVLAAPEYCNANFTAYFTPTFWSSPSLSLTFANRRPCYFNTGVMVIDLERWREGGYTARIEEWMELQKRMRIYELGSLPPFLLVFGGEIEAVDHRWNQHGLGGDNFRGLCRELHPGPVSLLHWSGKGKPWARLDAGRPCPLDALWAPYDLLKPTYSFDS from the coding sequence ATGAAGAAAATCACAATACCTCCACTCTTTCCTCTTCTCATCACTCTAATAGTAATATTCTCTCATGTTACAACATTAGCCTCACAGCAATTCAAGGAAGCCCCCCAATTCTACAATGCTCCAACATGCCCCAAAATGGGACAGAAGCAGAAGCAGCAGTTGGTTCCAGAGGGGCAGATTTGCTCAAGTGAGGCAGTCCACGTGGCAATGACCCTCGACGCAGCCTACCTTCGCGGCTCGATGGCCGCCATCCTGTCGACACTCCAACACACCTCCTGCCCCGAAAACGTCATCTTCCACTTCGTTGCGTCCGCCTCCGCCAACGCCACCCTCCTAGCCTCCACCGTCATCGCCTCGTTCCCGTACCTTAAGTTCGAAATCTACCATTTCCGAGACTCGGCCGTGGCGGGGCTCATCTCCACCTCCATCCGCTCGGCCCTTGACTGCCCCCTCAACTACGCCCGGAGCTACCTCGCCGACCTCCTCCCCCCCTGCCTCCGCCGCGTCGTCTACCTAGACTCCGACCTCGTCCTCGTAGACGACATCGCCAACCTCGCCGCCATCCCGCTCACCGGCGGGAAGGTCCTCGCCGCGCCGGAATACTGCAACGCAAACTTCACCGCCTACTTCACCCCGACGTTCTGGTCGAGCCCTTCCCTCTCCCTCACCTTCGCAAACCGGAGGCCGTGCTACTTCAACACGGGGGTGATGGTCATCGACCTCGAGCGGTGGCGCGAGGGAGGATACACGGCGAGGATCGAGGAATGGATGGAGCTGCAGAAGAGGATGAGAATCTACGAGCTGGGATCGCTGCCGCCGTTCTTGCTGGTGTTTGGCGGGGAGATCGAGGCGGTGGACCACAGATGGAACCAGCACGGCCTCGGAGGGGACAACTTCCGAGGCCTGTGCCGAGAGCTCCATCCGGGGCCAGTGAGCCTGCTGCATTGGAGCGGGAAGGGGAAGCCGTGGGCCCGCCTCGACGCCGGCCGCCCCTGCCCGCTCGATGCGCTATGGGCGCCTTACGATCTGCTCAAGCCAACCTATTCCTTCGATTCTTGA